ACAATTAGCTTATTATACCCGCATGATTCTGTCTATAAGCTATATCCTGCATCTGAAATCACTTGCATACTTTGATCTCCTAGAAggcatgtctataggattctgcAGATTCCTGATCGGCAtatgtgtttgcgtgcatttattgcttaagtgtggaggcaaacttgagccttgactgcctatatgtgaagtccaatgtgttttgtatgtcacatagttttgacatttctgagtagcctaagtgaggtctagaaccatcTAAAGTAAAGTCCAATACCtcatggaccataggtatggaacgggtagtgcacacataaGGTAtgacctataattgaattagtgcgccttaggtaacaactttaacatagtaatcgggtagcaggagatgatagtctgtgcccgctgaataatatgagtaacaccccatcttgagggagttacgaagtattatttatgttccacggggtgatcctttaggctaaaaaacttaggaccccctcctctttatatgctgttattagatctaaatagttgtatccctatattcgcactaagatatgtattaatcatgttgtaataaagttctgtgacttctgaactcctttatttatttgatcacctagcgtAATCATAATCCATATAATCTTAAGTTCAGCCAGGACCCACAATTGTTGACCTCGatgagtgcctaacaccttctctttgaggtaatttgaccCTTTACCCGATATTTGGTGAAGTTGACTAGTAAAACAGAGTTAtatgcataataggtgccctaacgcaccttaaaaatcgttaggtggtgactcttcttcTTTTAACACTCTATCTCCCAactaaaagagttgtcacacgtcgaagcccGATTTTGCGAGAAAAATGGGGCACCACAACATGGTGAttctgctggggatttacacttaggctcttaccatattgaacttggcttatgtggattagttttctttgttataaatgcTCATTCCTTTTCCATCTTCATTTGTTAAATTTTGCTATTACATGAACATCCCTTTCTCGTTCGCCTTTACTTGTTTAAACCTGTTATAACATGCACGCCCCTTTTCTTCTCCacctttattttcttaaatttgttacgacatgcacatccctttccctatTCACCCTTATTTTCTCTAACTGCTCTTCATTTGTTTAAAGACTACTATATTgtttgctttattacattctcgcatatattccacagactaacttcttcctttgtttctcttttatgttttaccttaatactgtatttacaactttttacatatttatcatgcaaatacgtggcaatgtgttattatctttTCATAAGGCAttctccacatcatattccattcgtgcccaactaataccatagcggcacttgatgagtgtccgcgctctttcaaaaaattaccctttaaattggaaaggcttatttgcagtaaactagtcgatcagcgatGCAGTCGAtggttccgtgcctttccctctcaagttttccacttgagagtaccagtttagacccttctagaaacctcactccaatatcaactgtgcatgcatcatgtcaaacctagtatgggttagaacgttgtccACGCGATAATCTACTAAGATAAGCCTTATCCAAAGcccgacgggatttccataatcccaatggacaccatcatattatgtgcattacttggagaaaacatgccgGTATGTTGAttattaatgtgtaaatagtcagaccgggagggggaaagggctaactctatttgttttgcagaaaataaggcacgaagtccccaggttcagcatggttcaaaacatcccacctttgctgcttgattggtggaagaacctctcacctagtgaccagaatcatgtgaaaagggtcctcGAAAATTTACTttccttattggacattcggccaaataaCGCATTGATTGAGGCTGCCACTATGTTTTGGTAATGTAGAGATGACCCCTCTCTtggaggaaataggaggcttcgctagactgccatgggatagtccgagTTTATTAGTACCAAAAAATCGCACTCCCCGCggttttttaaaaattatgggtttcaagaaaaatgatgaattaCTCTATCTAAAGGAGTCATACATACCATTTGAAATTCTTTATGAACATTATGGGAATAGCAAGTCTTATCGCCTTCACCgtgatgaacttgccattacttatttgggttggacacaccgccgaatttttgtgttcattgtctgtttcttggggttactgatatttttgatgaaatgggggaggatccacactcgcttagccatggtcgctaggactctaatggaaggaattaaaggacaaacttacactatcatccccatgatcttggccgaAATGTACCGAGCTCTAGATCGATGTAAGCAGGGGTATGGGCTTTTTGAGGGCTGTAATCTGTTGCTacaggtttggttattagaacatttccaAAGAGGTGAATATCGTCAGGAACTTCTGagacgaccattgaatgactacatagcctaccTTCATCCAAAAATAATGTCATTTATGCAAATAGGTTCGCGCAACCTGGAAATGCTGTGAGCTGGGtgtgtttcttcagcaatttgactgGCGAGagggtacattggatgttcgaatggttccctagtggtgagttcatcatcaggtcaagagaaacCACTTATTTAGTGCTGATTGTATCCTTGGGTTTCCAACATAGTCCAGTATAAAGCAGACTTAAAAGGGAACATCATTTCGTTCAAGTTCGAGGCgcaacatatgtggaatcaaaaggtcattgtagaaaaagacactatcgagccagacaggtaccatgccGGCCATGTATaattctacccatcatggttggtcgatgatATAGCAGGAGATTTCAAGCCagggattaaattgaaaaatagggttatagatgacgctgccgagcacaagtcaagtataggatgctacgcaagagggttttcgagtctgaagctagacatttggaacatcacaaagtggatatggaagccatcggcgaatggaaagaaattgctactaaatcaatagaaagattggaatatttggagcaagggttaatggaacttgaggggaagatgaggaagaggctctCAGATTGTCAGAATACGGAAGGCAATGAGGGAGGACACCTAGCAAGGGCTTACCTtctattggacatgcgcgacctagGGAACTTGATTGAAggatccaagaaggccaagcatggagaaggtccatCTGGGGCCAAATAaattaggaaatgatgttctttactaatttttagcttagtttttagatttcgattgtaataaggcaaatgccattagtaattttcttattattgtcattttagtATAGATCTgattcattttcgcattaatgaaatgacacaattattggcatcaattttctccatgtctatgtgtcttttaggcctacctcaggcacaactAGGTCCCCCAAATTATGATGCGGATTTATTTACTAATTCTACAACACATATTCAATATCGCAAACATcctttcaatatcccttactgacttggttaacttttttttttttttactctcattccccaaaggttggttcgtgcatactgacATCATctgcatatcacactagatccagaggtcctccacctcctcctccactaAGTGATTCTAAAGGCAGaagcaaagggaaagaaaaaatggacaatttaagcggtatcagaaaggacaatgcagagaacgttgaaacCTCGGACGGTCGGAATACTTCAGCACATAACGAATTGGTCCTACgtctggaacagaaaatattggagctacaaggggaacttgatcAGGTAtgaaacttggcaaacctttccttTAACCTAAACGTCCCCGACCTTAACCTacaaaacacaaacgcccaaaacccggtacttccccaaaacacacaaaatccgcaaaatcctcccgtaccacatcaatacgccacacctcctcagaaccacaacccACCACCGatacctactcctcaacaacaccatcaccacccaactcaatacccacaaacaaccacataccacatccctcagaatgcaccacaacctactcctgaccctcaaaactcaaccaatgaacaccattacgcccagattctcggagtccaccaaagcaatcccatatatgtgaacATCTTACCCCACACCCCGCAACAAACCCTATGCATACCCGAATCcgtcgagaaggacctgctcatcaagaacatggcagaggaactcaagaaacttactggcagagttcaaagtgtcgaagggggAAAAGGCAccgagggtttgaattatgaagatttgtgtattcagccagatgtagaactaccagagggttacaaacctcctaagtttgaaatgttcgacgaagctggtgatccgaaggtgcacttgagaacatattgtgacaagcttgtaggatttggcagggatgaaagaatTGAAGCTGTTCATGGGGAGCCTCACCAGAGACGCCCTGttttggtacatcagtcagaacccaaagaaatgggttaattagGTGAGCATGGCATCATATTTCATGGATcagttcaggtttaacacagaaaacgcaccagacgttttctacattcaaaatctcaaaaagacaatggaaactttccgcgagtatgctacccggtggaggtctgaagccgcaaaggtaaggccaacactggaagaagaacaaatgaataatttcttcgtcagagctcaggatccgcaatactatgaaagactgatggttattgaaaaccataaattttctaacatcatcaaattgggaaaGAGattagaagaagggatcaaaatcagaatggtgacaaattttgaagcactccaagacacaaataaagccttacagtcaggaggtatctccaagaagaaagaagtgggtgcagtgatggtagcccaaggtccaaagtctcctcttacataccaaacacctccacccatatatcaACCTTCACCTCCCAGCTACCAAAAACCTACGCCACttaccatacttataacacccAACAAACATACTACCACTCATAACCAGCCCgtcaaaactaccaaaaacctagaccaaatttcgaccgcagaccacccaaacaatacaccccaattgctgaacctataAACCAGCTGTTGCTATAGAAAACGCTTCCTAGTGGATTAACCCAAATAAGATatatgcctatcactcaggcatgaaaggtaTTACTATTGATGCCTGTCGTattttgaaggataagattcagacattaattgacaccaaattCATACAAGCaaaggaggctgcacccaatgtccgtaacaatcctctcccataTCATAGGGGTGGAggggtaaacgtgatagagactgatgaagaatgggactcagagggggCAATTGGACTCATTAGAGAAGGGGATAGttctgaaacatctccagtcactctcacacctatcatggtacagactcaggcaccaattgaagttgaggtagatGCACCAACTCCaattgaggttgaagtaacaacgcccttcaccgtgatggtagcacctacgccatcttataagtctaatgctataccatgggattatgttgcgaaagcaagaagaaaagggaaagcaaaaatggaagaaacaggtgcagcgcaaggcatgaccaAAACTGGTAGGATTTATACACCCGAGtatttgggaggaacaagcaaagaagccaCCTCTAAATCACCTGTTATTTAGACTGGCcaagatgatctttggagaaaggtgcatgAAAGTGAGTATTTTGgggttgatcatctgaacaaaacccctgctcaaatatctattgtatcactgctgcaaaactctgAGGTACATAGGAATGACCcgatgaaggtgttgaatgaagcctatgtacccaacaacatcaccagtggagagatggacaacatggtagggcaagtgttggaaagccacaagatcattTTTCATGAAGATGAgctgccaccagaaggactaagtcacaataggGCACCGCATATCACAATGCAGTTTgaggacaagttcattgccagagtcctgatagatgggggttcgagtctcaacatatgtccactaactactctgaagagattgggtaaaggcctgcatgagatacgagtaggaagtatgaatgtgaaagcatttgatgggtctcaaagggccacaatcggggagaccaacctcagcctacagatggccccaacctggtttgatgttgagtttcaagtgttggacatatctgctacctacaacctattgttgggatgaccttggatacatgccacTGGGgtcgtagcttctactctacatcaggtcgtgaagttttagtggaaccatcaggaagtgatcatccatagggatggaagtaatcccatttacaccaatcaAACTGTTCAGGTCATcaagaatagaaggaagttgggtggagaaacataccatcgcattgagcgCGTCAACACAATTGAAAAAGAGAAATGGTGAAgaagtaagatagaaggcatattagcatggacagggtatgaacctggcaagggtctcggtaAGAATATCCAAGGGATCACCGAACCGATACAGCTAAAGCATCAcagcacaacttttgggcttgggtatgaatacaccttaCATGAGTATCAAAATTAGTctccaccatggcgtggtccttattaccctctagagcgaccaataccacatttgagcctgtcatttcatcaagctgacatgatgtgggatccgaagaagatgaagttctagatggcataaggaatctatttctggatgatgaagacatggattgcggtGCGAtggttgaggaggaggaggaggaggaggaggaagaaggcctTATTATTTAGATCGTGATaaagggagttgttctcaagaactggattgttgcaccatcaagggcccgtcgagttcctgggtagcctggaaattagcatcatttattttgaaagcaattttatgagcatctaagacattttcagtattttgttttaagcatattttgttttgaaataattgctcgagtcattgagccgtacttgtttgatgttttcaagatttatctaatgcattgttattttattatttattattattctttatattttttctctacaacattattattgcctatcccgatgaacctacgactgtgacatgtaatgaaacaacgcaacataaggatagtgattcagaggatctggaagaggatataatacccgaggaaattttcagagaagtggaaaactttgaaaacaagcctaagtccaatttggatgagaccagaacagttaatttgggagtgtccgaaacagtcaaggaaacacgtgtaagcattcacctatcaccgtcagagaTAGAAGAATACATCCAGTTCTTGAAtgagtatgaggatatttttgcatggtcctatgatgatatgaccggtttgagcatgtccatagtggctcataaactacctaccaaccctatgtgtccgcctgtaaagcagaagctcagaaagttcaaaccagatatgagtctgaaaataaagGAGAAAGTCACCAAGCATATCAAAGCCAAGGTTGTCAGAGTGTttgaatatccgacctggttggctaacattaTGCCAGTTCCAAAGAAAAATGGGAAGGTCAGGGTGTGTGTCGACTATCGAGATTTAAACatagcaagtcccaaagatgatttccctttgcccaatatacacatattgATTGACAACTGttccaagcatgaactccaatcctttgtggattgctttgcgggatatcatcagatctggatggatgaagaggatgcaaAAAAGACAGCTTTTATTACACCGtggggagtatattgttacaaaatggtGCCGTTTGGCCTAAAGAATTATGGAGCCACCTATacgagggccatgacaaccattttccacgacatgatacataaggatatagaggtgtacgtggatgacgtcatcatcaaatccaagagaagCACAGATCATATGGCAGATTTGAGAAAATTCTTTGATCGAATTCGAAGATACAACTTGAAActaaatcccgcaaaatgtgcctatGGAGTCCCTACTGGAAAGTTGTTAGGGTTCATTGTCAggcgccgaggaattgagctagactcgtcaaaggtcaaggctatctaagatttgccacctccgaagaacaagaaagatgtgatgagtttcttggggcgtctcaattacatcaactatttcatagcacaatcaactgtgatttgtgaaccaattttcaaaatgttaaagaaagacgctgcaacaagttggactgaagaatgccagaaagcctttgacaagatcaaggaatatttatccaaaccacctgttctggtcccaccagaacctgggagacctctgctactctatttatctgtactggatggggctttcggctgtgtcttgggacaacacgatgagacgggaagaaaagaacatgccatatactatctaagtaagaagttcacaccctatgaaGCACAATATTCTTTGTTGGAGCGCACCTGCTGCGCTTTGACGTGGATAGCTCAGAAGTTAAGGCACTACTTCTGTACCTACACCACATAGctcatatcaagaatggatccgttaaaatacatcttccaaAAATCCATGCCTACGGGAAAGTTGGCAAAATGGAAGATACtactaagtgagttcgacatcatctatgtaacttagAAAGAGGTCAAGGGGCAAGCGTTGgcagatcatctggcagaaaatcctatgggtggagaatacgaaccattgaaaacgtattttcccgatgaagaggtatcattcgtaggagaagatatcaccgaaacctatgacggttggagaatgttcttcgatggagctgcaaacttcaaaggagtaggtattggaGTAGTTTTAGTGTCAGAAACATGTCAACACTATccatgtaccaataatatggcagaatatgaggcctgcatcttggggctcaagttggacattgacatgaacgttcaggaattactagtaattggagattcagaccttttggtacatcCGGTTCTAGGataatgggctacaaagaataccaacatattgccatatttgtactacgtacaagagttgatgaagagattcacaaaaatagagttcaaacatgttccgagaatctagaatgagttcacagatgcgttggccactctatcttctatgatacaacacccaggcaagaatttcatcgatcctattccAGTAGAGATCCATAATCAACCAGCTTATTGTgatcatgttgaagaagaaactaATGGGAATCCGTGgtttcatgacatcaaagaatacttggcaaaaagagagtacccggagcacgcaaatcatactcagaaatgcacactccgaagattgtccaaccatttcttccaaagtggaggaattctttatagaaggactccagatctaggattattatggtgtgtcgatgccaaggaagcatccaaattgcttGAAGAGATACATGCcagaacttgcggaccacacatgaatggctttattttagctaagaagatattaagagcaggatatttctagatgactatggaaacagactatATCAggtatgttcaaaagtgtcatcaatgccaagtacatgcggatatgatacgagtgccacccaatgaactcaatgcaacaagtgcaccttggcctttcttcacttgggggatggatgtcatcggtccaatcgaacccgccgcttcaaatgggcacaggttcattctagtggccatagactatttcacaaaatgggttgaagccgcatcttacaaggctgtaactaaaAAGGTCATCGCAGATTTCATTAGGGATCGTATTGTCTGTCGATTCGGGGCACCAGAATCAATCATCACCGATAACGCCGCCATCCTTAACAGTGATTTGATTaaatccatgtgtgaaaccttctagatcaagcataagaattccacagcatacattcCACAAATGAATGAAGCTgtggaagccgccaataagaacatcaagaagatattaaggaagatggtagacaatcataaacaatggcacgagaagttaccatttgccctaCTAGGATATCGTAACACAGTTCGCagatcaactggggcaactccttatttgctggtctatggcactgaagccgtcattcccgccaaagtagaaattccttctttgagaatcatacaagaggatgaactcagtgatgcagaatggatacaaAGTCATTATGAGCAACTGCCTCTCATTGACAgaaaaagaatgaacgcagtatGTGACGGTCAGCTTTACCAaaacagaatgtccagagctttcaacaaaagggtcaggcctagacaattcacatcggggcagctggtgctgaagCAGATCTTCCCgtatcaagatgaagccaaagggaaatttttacccaattggaaaaggccctacatggttcacagagtactaacaggaggagggCTCATACTAGACGAGATGGACTGAGAAGTTTGGCgaaagcctatcaactcagacacagtcaagagatactatgtttaaattgtttacatttcttcatctgatgtaactgaactacgcttgacctgattcccatttaagaggggatatgtaggcagcccaGTGGGTTTGGTCACAtctcaataaaatcttcatttttgccatggtcataaactggggcagaattttgaggaggaccctcaaaattctaaagcaagtccATCCAATTTCGTCATACGCAGAACAATCAAAGAATTGGTTTTAAACTGGGGCataattttgaggaggaccctcgaAGTTCTAGAGCaaggaagtcgcaatgtctctaaaatatgtcatggtcattggttcatctaacttagttgatattgcatactactatattttaaataactacattcatcaaatGCACACATATATTTCGAAACTTTATTTTTATaaacagccagatgctacccagggTAACTTAAACATGATCTCAATATAGGAACAAAAGCAAAGTGAGAAGGTGAAAGCATGGACCAAC
This region of Nicotiana tomentosiformis chromosome 4, ASM39032v3, whole genome shotgun sequence genomic DNA includes:
- the LOC138910341 gene encoding uncharacterized protein, which gives rise to MFFDGAANFKGVGIGVVLVSETCQHYPCTNNMAEYEACILGLKLDIDMNVQELLVIGDSDLLIKHKNSTAYIPQMNEAVEAANKNIKKILRKMVDNHKQWHEKLPFALLGYRNTVRRSTGATPYLLVYGTEAVIPAKVEIPSLRIIQEDELSDAEWIQSHYEQLPLIDRKRMNAVCDGQLYQNRMSRAFNKRVRPRQFTSGQLVLKQIFPYQDEAKGKFLPNWKRPYMVHRVLTGGGLILDEMD